Proteins encoded together in one Osmerus eperlanus chromosome 20, fOsmEpe2.1, whole genome shotgun sequence window:
- the LOC134041021 gene encoding cortexin-3: MPTNPAHKMAELFLTSTLPLSEFDPSSSTSSSSFLSLEQRAAFIFLLILLILLGLLVVRCFRILLDPYRSMPSSTWTDYMEKDTLDYRIA, encoded by the coding sequence ATGCCAACCAATCCAGCACACAAGATGGCAGAGCTCTTCCTGACCAGCACCCTGCCTCTGTCCGAGTTcgacccttcctcctccacctcctcttcctccttcctgagCCTGGAGCAGAGGGCGgccttcatcttcctcctcatcctcctcatcctcctgggCCTGTTGGTGGTGCGATGCTTCCGTATCCTGCTGGACCCCTACCGCAGcatgccctcctccacctggacAGACTACATGGAGAAGGACACCTTGGACTACCGCATCGCCTGA
- the gabpb2a gene encoding GA-binding protein subunit beta-2a, with the protein MSLVDLGKRLLEAARKGQDDEVRTLMANGAPFTTDWLGTSPLHLAAQHGHYSTADVLLRAGVSRDARTKVDRTPLHMAAAEGHTLIVELLVRSGADINARDMLKMTALHWAAQHGHQGVAEMLVKHGADVHAVSKFDKTPFDIAADSQNADLMLLLQEGMQNQVNLNESSATSPQYIIQGIPGLQGGVVNLADLINRANAVESEDTIAASSLDPSIQRVVTEGGQRVITIVTDQHGNLQTTGGLGQQFFLTMQNGQQMLAVPANQVTEEVVEDEIQPPPARKRRLESSSNHTDSGDTEMLQKQLQEANRKAHEYRQQLHRKEQEAEEYRVRLEAMSHGHTNGRASPGPEEVVLEEEELEEEEVVEEELGSVQVESADGQEEMVLLHEGALVLKSGPGLDCGGEQVTLVETTCGGEDGS; encoded by the exons atgtcgCTGGTGGACCTAGGTAAGCGTCTGCTGGAGGCGGCTCGTAAGGGCCAGGATGACGAGGTCCGAACCCTGATGGCCAACGGTGCGCCCTTCACCACAGACTGG ttgggaacgtcccccctccacctggcgGCCCAACATGGTCACTACTCCACGGCTGATGTGCTTCTCCGAGCAGGCGTCAGCAGGGACGCCCGCACCAAGGTGGACAGGACCCCTCTACACATGGCCGCCGCCGAGGGCCACACACTCATCGTAGAGCTGCTAGTCAGG agcGGGGCAGACATCAACGCCAGGGACATGCTGAAGATGACGGCGCTCCACTGGGCAGCGCAGCACGGCCACCAGGGCGTGGCGGAGATGCTGGTGAAGCACGGCGCCGACGTCCACGCCGTGTCCAAGTTCGACAAGACGCCGTTCGACATCGCCGCCGACAGCCAGAACGCCGACCtcatgctgctgctgcag gagggcaTGCAGAACCAGGTGAACCTTAATGAGAGCagcgccacctccccccagtATATCATCCAGGGCATCCCTGGACTGCAGGGAGGCGTGGTCAACCTGGCAGACCTCATCAACAGGGCCAACGCAG ttgagtCGGAGGACACCATCGCTGCCAGCTCCCTGGATCCCAGCATCCAGCGTGTGGTTACCGAGGGAGGTCAGAGGGTcatcaccatagtaacagacCAGCATGGCAACCTCCAGACTACAGGCGGGCTGGGTCAGCAGTTCTTCCTCACCATGCAGAACGGACAGCAGA TGTTGGCGGTGCCGGCCAATCAGGTgacagaggaggtggtggaagaCGAGATCCAGCCGCCGCCCGCACGCAAACGGAGGCTGGAGTCCTCATCCAATCACACGGATTCTGGAGACACG gagatGTTACAGAAGCAGCTACAGGAGGCCAACAGGAAGGCACACGAGTACCGCCAGCAGCTCCACAGGAAGGAGCAGGAGGCCGAGGAGTACCGCGTCCGCCTGGAGGCCATGTCCCACGGCCACACCAACGGCAGGGCGTCCCCCGGCCCGGAGGAGgtggtcctggaggaggaggagctggaggaggaggaggtggtggaggaggagctgggcagCGTCCAGGTGGAGTCGGCCGACggccaggaggagatggtgctgctgcacGAGGGGGCGCTCGTTTTGAAGAGCGGGCCGGGGCTGGACTGCGGCGGGGAGCAGGTGACGCTAGTGGAGACCACCTGCGGGGGCGAGGACGGCTCATAA